In Malus sylvestris chromosome 15, drMalSylv7.2, whole genome shotgun sequence, a single genomic region encodes these proteins:
- the LOC126601555 gene encoding GATA transcription factor 25-like, which produces MTIDSIREPPPMSMYGHSQDMTMPNPIPACDDDDAGAADSIDNAHIQYDSHTLEDGGIVVVEDVSSDGVYVQGGSASSELRGPPYDGSSQLTLSFRGQVFVFDAVTPEKVQAVLLLLGGNELSPSAQGTELASQNQRAMEDYPRCSQPHRAASLIRFRQKRKERCFDKKVRYGVRQEVALRMQRNKGQFSSSKRSDGDSNWSAGQESGQEDCHAETSCKHCGISSKSTPMMRRGPSGPRSLCNACGLFWANRGGLRELSKRSHDIKRIEQGGEPDTKDLDSVTAIDAHNNLVPFSNGDNSALVAEN; this is translated from the exons ATGACCATCGATTCGATTCGTGAGCCTCCTCCAATGTCAATGTACGGACACTCTCAGGACATGACCATGCCAAACCCGATCCCCGCCTGCGACGACGACGATGCCGGCGCCGCAGACTCCATCGACAACGCCCACATTCAATACGATTCCCATACGCTCGAGGACGGCGGCATCGTCGTCGTTGAGGACGTTAGCTCCGACGGCGTCTACGTTCAAGGCGGCTCCGCTAGCTCCGAATTGCGCGGTCCGCCTTACGACGGCTCCAGCCAGCTAACGCTGTCGTTTCGCGGCCAGGTCTTTGTTTTTGACGCCGTTACGCCTGAAAAG GTTCAAGCAGTGTTATTACTGTTGGGAGGTAATGAATTATCTCCTAGCGCTCAAGGGACGGAGTTGGCATCTCAGAATCAGAGG GCTATGGAAGATTATCCCCGATGTAGTCAACCTCACAGAGCAGCGTCATTAATTAGGTTTCgtcaaaagagaaaagagcGATGCTTTGACAAAAAAGTGAGATATGGTGTTCGTCAAGAAGTAGCACTCAG GATGCAACGAAACAAGGGGCAATTTTCTTCCTCCAAAAGGTCAGATGGAGATAGTAACTGGTCTGCTGGCCAAGAATCAGGGCAGGAAGATTGCCATGCCGAAACCTC CTGCAAGCATTGTGGAATAAGTTCAAAGTCCACACCAATGATGCGGCGCGGCCCATCTGGTCCAAGGTCTCTTTGCAATGCTTGTGGGCTTTTTTGGGCAAACAGG GGGGGTTTAAGGGAACTTTCCAAGAGAAGCCATGATATCAAACGAATTGAACAG GGTGGTGAACCTGATACTAAAGATTTGGACAGCGTAACCGCCATCGATGCACACAACAATCTTGTTCCCTTCTCTAATGGTGATAACTCAGCTTTAGTTGCCGAAAACTAG
- the LOC126601285 gene encoding GATA transcription factor 24-like isoform X2 produces the protein MAAVNPQPLQARPIEERGRGPIQVEDDDGDYEDGGDDGMEDMEEVHVNSVSVEKRGGGGGGGGGGGVVMASRTSELTLSFEGEVYVFPAVTPEKVQAVLLLLGGRDVPTGMPTVEVSSDQNTRGVGDTPKRSNLSRRIASLVRFREKRKERCFDKKIRYTVRKEVAQRMLRKNGQFASLKQTSGASSWESTQSFLQDGTSQPETVLRRCQHCGVSENNTPAMRRGPAGPRTLCNACGLMWANKGTLRDLSKSGRNLTVDHIEPGMSIEAKPLIVEGEISRSQDEHGTLGRLSKKVDEGSNDASVNPDEEDSQETAEDLTNSFPMGIVSPANDEQEPLAELANPSDTDIDIATNFD, from the exons ATGGCGGCCGTCAATCCACAGCCTCTGCAAGCTCGACCAATCGAGGAGCGCGGGAGGGGTCCAATACAGGTAGAAGACGATGACGGTGATTACGAAGATGGTGGTGATGATGGTATGGAGGACATGGAAGAGGTGCATGTGAACTCCGTTAGCGTTGAGAAGCGTGGAGGAGGTgggggtggaggtggaggtggaggtgtgGTTATGGCTTCCAGGACCAGTGAGCTCACTCTGTCTTTTGAAGGCGAGGTGTATGTCTTCCCTGCTGTTACACCTGAGAAG GTGCAAGCAGTGCTCTTGCTGTTGGGAGGACGTGATGTACCAACTGGCATGCCCACAGTTGAAGTGTCTTCTGATCAGAATACAAGG GGTGTGGGTGACACTCCAAAGCGTTCAAATCTTTCGAGAAGAATAGCTTCCCTGGTTAGGTTTCGTGAAAAACGGAAGGAGAGATGTTTTGACAAGAAAATTAGGTACACTGTGCGTAAAGAGGTTGCACAGAG GATGCTTCGTAAGAATGGACAGTTTGCATCGTTAAAACAAACTTCAGGTGCTTCTAGTTGGGAATCGACTCAGAGTTTCCTTCAAGATGGCACTTCTCAACCAGAAACTGT CTTACGGAGATGTCAACATTGTGGAGTTAGTGAAAATAATACACCTGCAATGCGCCGTGGACCTGCTGGCCCAAGAACTTTATGTAATGCATGTGGTCTTATGTGGGCGAATAAG GGAACATTGAGAGATCTCAGCAAAAGTGGAAGGAACCTTACTGTCGACCATATAGAACCT GGGATGTCGATTGAAGCCAAGCCCTTAATTGTTGAAGGAGAAATCTCCAGAAGCCAGGATGAGCAT GGTACTCTTGGTCGTCTTTCAAAAAAAGTTGATGAAGGATCCAATGATGCTTCTGTCAACCCAGATGAGGAA GATTCGCAGGAAACTGCAGAAGATCTTACAAACAGTTTTCCAATGGGGATTGTTTCTCCAGCCAATGATGAGCAG GAGCCGCTGGCTGAGCTTGCAAATCCTTCGGATACAGATATAGACATCGCTACTAATTTTGATTAG
- the LOC126601285 gene encoding GATA transcription factor 24-like isoform X1, translating to MAAVNPQPLQARPIEERGRGPIQVEDDDGDYEDGGDDGMEDMEEVHVNSVSVEKRGGGGGGGGGGGVVMASRTSELTLSFEGEVYVFPAVTPEKVQAVLLLLGGRDVPTGMPTVEVSSDQNTRGVGDTPKRSNLSRRIASLVRFREKRKERCFDKKIRYTVRKEVAQRMLRKNGQFASLKQTSGASSWESTQSFLQDGTSQPETVLRRCQHCGVSENNTPAMRRGPAGPRTLCNACGLMWANKGTLRDLSKSGRNLTVDHIEPGMSIEAKPLIVEGEISRSQDEHGTLGRLSKKVDEGSNDASVNPDEEVCFAFKDSQETAEDLTNSFPMGIVSPANDEQEPLAELANPSDTDIDIATNFD from the exons ATGGCGGCCGTCAATCCACAGCCTCTGCAAGCTCGACCAATCGAGGAGCGCGGGAGGGGTCCAATACAGGTAGAAGACGATGACGGTGATTACGAAGATGGTGGTGATGATGGTATGGAGGACATGGAAGAGGTGCATGTGAACTCCGTTAGCGTTGAGAAGCGTGGAGGAGGTgggggtggaggtggaggtggaggtgtgGTTATGGCTTCCAGGACCAGTGAGCTCACTCTGTCTTTTGAAGGCGAGGTGTATGTCTTCCCTGCTGTTACACCTGAGAAG GTGCAAGCAGTGCTCTTGCTGTTGGGAGGACGTGATGTACCAACTGGCATGCCCACAGTTGAAGTGTCTTCTGATCAGAATACAAGG GGTGTGGGTGACACTCCAAAGCGTTCAAATCTTTCGAGAAGAATAGCTTCCCTGGTTAGGTTTCGTGAAAAACGGAAGGAGAGATGTTTTGACAAGAAAATTAGGTACACTGTGCGTAAAGAGGTTGCACAGAG GATGCTTCGTAAGAATGGACAGTTTGCATCGTTAAAACAAACTTCAGGTGCTTCTAGTTGGGAATCGACTCAGAGTTTCCTTCAAGATGGCACTTCTCAACCAGAAACTGT CTTACGGAGATGTCAACATTGTGGAGTTAGTGAAAATAATACACCTGCAATGCGCCGTGGACCTGCTGGCCCAAGAACTTTATGTAATGCATGTGGTCTTATGTGGGCGAATAAG GGAACATTGAGAGATCTCAGCAAAAGTGGAAGGAACCTTACTGTCGACCATATAGAACCT GGGATGTCGATTGAAGCCAAGCCCTTAATTGTTGAAGGAGAAATCTCCAGAAGCCAGGATGAGCAT GGTACTCTTGGTCGTCTTTCAAAAAAAGTTGATGAAGGATCCAATGATGCTTCTGTCAACCCAGATGAGGAAGTATGTTTTGCATTTAAG GATTCGCAGGAAACTGCAGAAGATCTTACAAACAGTTTTCCAATGGGGATTGTTTCTCCAGCCAATGATGAGCAG GAGCCGCTGGCTGAGCTTGCAAATCCTTCGGATACAGATATAGACATCGCTACTAATTTTGATTAG
- the LOC126601286 gene encoding uncharacterized protein LOC126601286 isoform X1, with product MKSKKGSKARAKYMVKDNGMVETEPEDLPIKSKKGSKKRAAAPDANTPTVKDILEIGHGEAADGVLVDDDLNEPTMGEKLGSLNLLDNDRPESHDKEESSLDPKPPTADSIHILLKQALHADDRALLLDCLYTQDEKVIAKSISQLNPSGLLKLLQSLISIIQSRGAILACALPWLRSLLLQHASGIVSQESSLNALNSLYQLIESRVSTFQSALQLSSVLDVHYPGVIDDVDENETITPFIYESDTSDGEGSEEAMETDQENEEEEESDGALDGVSDFEGIEDMSE from the exons ATGAAGAGTAAAAAGGGAAGCAAGGCACGTGCAAAATACATGGTTAAAGACAATGGCATGGTTGAAACTG AACCAGAAGATCTGCCAATCAAGTCTAAAAAGGGCAGTAAGAAGCGTGCTGCAGCACCGGATGCGAATACTCCAACTGTCAAAGACATCCTTGAAATTG GTCATGGGGAGGCTGCAGATGGAGTTCTTGTTGATGATGACTTGAATGAACCAACCATGGGAGAAAAACTTGgaagtttaaatttattagaCAATGATAGACCAGAGAGCCATGATAAAGAAGAATCTTCTCTCGATCCAAAGCCTCCAACTGCAGACTCAATTCATATTTTACTCAAGCAAGCACTACATGCCGATGACCGTGCTCTTTTATTAGATTGCTTGTACACCCAAGATGAGAAG GTCATTGCAAAGTCCATCTCACAGTTGAATCCATCTGGTCTTTTGAAGCTCTTACAATCTCTCATTTCTATCATTCAATCGAG GGGTGCAATTTTGGCATGTGCACTTCCATGGCTTAGAAGTTTACTTCTTCAACACGCAAGTGGTATAGTATCCCAAGAATCTTCTTTGAATGCCTTGAACTCCTTATATCAG CTCATTGAGTCCAGAGTTTCAACTTTTCAGTCGGCTCTTCAGCTATCAAGTGTCTTAGACGTGCATTATCCAGGG GTAATTGATGATGTTGACGAGAACGAGACAATCACTCCATTTATTTATGAGTCCGATACAAGCGATGGAGAGGGATCTGAGGAAGCCATGGAAACCGATCAAGAGaatgaagaggaagaggaatcTGATGGCGCCCTTGATGGTGTTAGTGATTTTGAAGGAATTGAGGACATGAGTGAGTGA
- the LOC126601286 gene encoding uncharacterized protein LOC126601286 isoform X2, with amino-acid sequence MKSKKGSKARAKYMVKDNGMVETEDLPIKSKKGSKKRAAAPDANTPTVKDILEIGHGEAADGVLVDDDLNEPTMGEKLGSLNLLDNDRPESHDKEESSLDPKPPTADSIHILLKQALHADDRALLLDCLYTQDEKVIAKSISQLNPSGLLKLLQSLISIIQSRGAILACALPWLRSLLLQHASGIVSQESSLNALNSLYQLIESRVSTFQSALQLSSVLDVHYPGVIDDVDENETITPFIYESDTSDGEGSEEAMETDQENEEEEESDGALDGVSDFEGIEDMSE; translated from the exons ATGAAGAGTAAAAAGGGAAGCAAGGCACGTGCAAAATACATGGTTAAAGACAATGGCATGGTTGAAACTG AAGATCTGCCAATCAAGTCTAAAAAGGGCAGTAAGAAGCGTGCTGCAGCACCGGATGCGAATACTCCAACTGTCAAAGACATCCTTGAAATTG GTCATGGGGAGGCTGCAGATGGAGTTCTTGTTGATGATGACTTGAATGAACCAACCATGGGAGAAAAACTTGgaagtttaaatttattagaCAATGATAGACCAGAGAGCCATGATAAAGAAGAATCTTCTCTCGATCCAAAGCCTCCAACTGCAGACTCAATTCATATTTTACTCAAGCAAGCACTACATGCCGATGACCGTGCTCTTTTATTAGATTGCTTGTACACCCAAGATGAGAAG GTCATTGCAAAGTCCATCTCACAGTTGAATCCATCTGGTCTTTTGAAGCTCTTACAATCTCTCATTTCTATCATTCAATCGAG GGGTGCAATTTTGGCATGTGCACTTCCATGGCTTAGAAGTTTACTTCTTCAACACGCAAGTGGTATAGTATCCCAAGAATCTTCTTTGAATGCCTTGAACTCCTTATATCAG CTCATTGAGTCCAGAGTTTCAACTTTTCAGTCGGCTCTTCAGCTATCAAGTGTCTTAGACGTGCATTATCCAGGG GTAATTGATGATGTTGACGAGAACGAGACAATCACTCCATTTATTTATGAGTCCGATACAAGCGATGGAGAGGGATCTGAGGAAGCCATGGAAACCGATCAAGAGaatgaagaggaagaggaatcTGATGGCGCCCTTGATGGTGTTAGTGATTTTGAAGGAATTGAGGACATGAGTGAGTGA